From a region of the Microbacterium sp. nov. GSS16 genome:
- the atpD gene encoding F0F1 ATP synthase subunit beta gives MTTTAMAEQPATAVVGRVARVNGPVVDIEFPHDSIPDIYNALKTTITIGEDSTEITLEVAQHLGDDLVRAIALKPTDGIVRGQEVRDTGEAISVPVGDVTKGKVFNVIGEVLNAEPGETIEVTERWPIHRKAPNFDQLESKTTMFETGIKSIDLLTPYVQGGKIGLFGGAGVGKTVLIQEMIQRVAQDHGGVSVFAGVGERTREGNDLIHEMEEAGVFDKTALVFGQMDEPPGTRLRVALSALTMAEYFRDVQKQDVLLFIDNIFRFTQAGSEVSTLLGRMPSAVGYQPNLADEMGLLQERITSTRGHSITSLQAIYVPADDYTDPAPATTFAHLDATTELSREIASKGLYPAIDPLTSTSRIMDPRYLGEDHYRVATTVKQILQKNKELQEIIAILGVDELSEEDKIVVSRARRIQQFLSQNTYMAKKFTGVEGSTVPLKETIESFDAICRGDFDHVAEQAFFNVGGISDVEEAWAKIQKENA, from the coding sequence ATGACCACCACCGCCATGGCTGAGCAGCCGGCGACCGCGGTCGTCGGACGCGTCGCACGCGTCAACGGTCCGGTTGTCGACATCGAGTTCCCGCACGACTCGATCCCCGACATCTACAACGCCCTCAAGACCACCATCACGATCGGCGAGGACTCGACCGAGATCACGCTCGAGGTCGCACAGCACCTCGGCGACGACCTCGTCCGCGCCATCGCCCTGAAGCCGACCGACGGCATCGTCCGCGGTCAGGAGGTGCGCGACACCGGCGAGGCCATCTCGGTCCCCGTCGGCGACGTGACCAAGGGCAAGGTCTTCAACGTGATCGGCGAGGTCCTCAACGCCGAGCCCGGCGAGACCATCGAGGTCACCGAGCGCTGGCCGATCCACCGCAAGGCGCCGAACTTCGACCAGCTCGAGTCGAAGACCACCATGTTCGAGACCGGCATCAAGTCGATCGACCTCCTCACCCCCTACGTGCAGGGTGGAAAGATCGGTCTGTTCGGTGGCGCGGGTGTCGGCAAGACCGTGCTCATCCAGGAGATGATCCAGCGCGTCGCGCAGGACCACGGTGGTGTGTCGGTGTTCGCCGGTGTCGGCGAGCGCACCCGTGAGGGCAACGACCTCATCCACGAGATGGAGGAGGCGGGCGTCTTCGACAAGACCGCCCTCGTCTTCGGCCAGATGGACGAGCCGCCGGGGACGCGTCTGCGCGTCGCCCTGTCGGCGCTGACCATGGCGGAGTACTTCCGCGATGTGCAGAAGCAGGACGTGCTGCTCTTCATCGACAACATCTTCCGCTTCACGCAGGCCGGTTCCGAGGTCTCCACGCTGCTGGGCCGCATGCCCTCGGCTGTGGGCTACCAGCCGAACCTCGCCGACGAGATGGGCCTCCTGCAGGAGCGCATCACCTCGACGCGCGGCCACTCGATCACCTCGCTGCAGGCGATCTACGTGCCGGCCGACGACTACACCGACCCGGCCCCCGCGACCACGTTCGCGCACCTCGACGCCACCACCGAGCTCTCGCGTGAGATCGCGTCGAAGGGTCTGTACCCCGCGATCGACCCGCTGACCTCGACGTCGCGCATCATGGACCCCCGCTACCTGGGGGAGGACCACTACCGGGTGGCGACCACCGTCAAGCAGATCCTGCAGAAGAACAAGGAGCTGCAGGAGATCATCGCCATCCTCGGTGTCGACGAGCTCTCCGAAGAGGACAAGATCGTCGTCTCGCGTGCCCGTCGCATCCAGCAGTTCCTCTCGCAGAACACCTACATGGCGAAGAAGTTCACCGGCGTCGAGGGCTCGACCGTGCCGCTGAAGGAGACCATCGAGTCGTTCGATGCGATCTGCCGCGGTGACTTCGACCACGTCGCCGAGCAGGCGTTCTTCAACGTCGGCGGCATCTCCGACGTCGAAGAGGCATGGGCGAAGATCCAGAAGGAGAACGCCTGA
- a CDS encoding F0F1 ATP synthase subunit gamma has translation MGAQLRVYKQKISSAQTTKKITKAMELIAASRIQKAMARVKASSPFARAVTRAVSAVATHSSVDHPLTREAETIRRTAVVIFSSDRGLAGAFNSQVIREGLEQGERLRELGREPVYYLIGRKAVGYFQFRRIESAAEWIGDTDTPSFHTAEEIAHTLQEAFLRGGASEGVDEIVLVYNRFVSMMTQEPTALRLLPLEIEEAEDTATAAVYPLYEFEPDAETVLDAILPVYIQSRVFNALLQSSAAKQAATQKAMKSASDNADKLITDYTRLRNNARQAEITQQIAEIVGGADALASS, from the coding sequence ATGGGCGCTCAACTCAGGGTCTACAAGCAGAAGATCTCTTCTGCTCAGACGACCAAGAAGATCACGAAGGCGATGGAACTCATCGCGGCTTCGCGCATCCAGAAGGCGATGGCACGCGTCAAGGCGTCCAGCCCCTTCGCGCGGGCCGTGACGAGGGCCGTGTCCGCCGTCGCGACGCACTCCAGCGTCGACCACCCGCTCACCCGCGAGGCTGAGACGATCCGCCGGACGGCGGTCGTCATCTTCTCGAGTGACCGGGGTCTGGCCGGCGCGTTCAACTCCCAGGTGATCCGCGAGGGTCTCGAGCAGGGCGAGCGTCTGCGTGAGCTCGGCCGTGAGCCGGTGTACTACCTGATCGGGCGCAAGGCGGTCGGGTACTTCCAGTTCCGTCGCATCGAGTCCGCCGCGGAATGGATCGGCGACACCGACACGCCGTCGTTCCACACCGCCGAGGAGATCGCGCACACGCTGCAGGAGGCCTTCCTGCGCGGTGGCGCCTCCGAGGGCGTCGACGAGATCGTGCTGGTGTACAACCGCTTCGTCAGCATGATGACGCAGGAGCCCACCGCCCTTCGTCTGCTGCCGCTCGAGATCGAAGAGGCCGAGGACACGGCGACCGCCGCGGTGTACCCGCTCTACGAGTTCGAGCCCGACGCCGAGACGGTGCTGGACGCCATCCTGCCGGTGTACATCCAGAGCCGCGTGTTCAACGCGCTTCTGCAGTCGTCGGCAGCGAAGCAGGCCGCGACGCAGAAGGCGATGAAGTCGGCCAGCGACAACGCCGACAAGCTGATCACCGACTACACCCGCCTGCGCAACAACGCTCGCCAGGCCGAGATCACCCAGCAGATCGCAGAGATCGTCGGCGGCGCCGACGCCCTGGCATCCAGCTGA
- the atpA gene encoding F0F1 ATP synthase subunit alpha, giving the protein MAELSISPDVIRDALKDFAAAYEPTGAAATEVGTVTDAADGIAHVEGLPGVMANELVTFADGTKGLALNLDEHEIGVVVLGDFTGIEAGQEVTRTGEVLSVPVGDGYLGRVVDPLGNPIDGLGSIATEGSRELELQAPGVMQRKSVHEPMQTGVKAIDAMIPVGRGQRQLIIGDRQTGKTALAIDTIINQKANWESGDVNKQVRCIYVAIGQKGSTIAGVRGALEEAGAMEYTTIVAAPASDPAGFKYLAPYTGSAIGQHWMYGGKHVLIIFDDLSKQAEAYRAVSLLLRRPPGREAYPGDVFYLHSRLLERCAKLSDELGAGSMTGLPIIETKANDVSAYIPTNVISITDGQIFLQSDLFNANQRPAVDVGISVSRVGGDAQVKSIKKVSGTLKLELAQYRSLEAFAMFASDLDAASRRQLARGARLTELLKQPQYSPYPVEEQVVSIWAGTNGKLDSIEVEDVLRFERDLLDYLRRNTSILDTLRDTNVLDDATVAELDKQTDAFILEFQGGKGQSISNPGNEQVSAEDAGDVSQEKIVKGRRA; this is encoded by the coding sequence ATGGCAGAACTATCGATCAGCCCCGACGTCATCCGTGACGCGCTGAAGGACTTCGCCGCCGCCTACGAGCCCACCGGCGCCGCGGCGACCGAGGTCGGCACCGTCACCGACGCAGCCGATGGCATCGCGCACGTCGAGGGACTGCCGGGCGTCATGGCCAACGAGCTCGTCACCTTCGCTGACGGCACGAAGGGCCTGGCCCTGAACCTCGACGAGCACGAGATCGGCGTGGTCGTGCTCGGCGACTTCACCGGCATCGAGGCCGGCCAGGAGGTGACCCGCACCGGCGAGGTTCTCTCCGTACCGGTCGGCGACGGCTACCTGGGTCGTGTCGTCGACCCACTCGGCAACCCGATCGACGGACTCGGCTCCATCGCGACCGAGGGCTCGCGTGAGCTCGAGCTGCAGGCGCCCGGCGTCATGCAGCGCAAGTCGGTGCACGAGCCGATGCAGACCGGCGTCAAGGCGATCGACGCCATGATCCCCGTCGGCCGCGGTCAGCGCCAGCTGATCATCGGCGACCGCCAGACCGGAAAGACCGCGCTGGCGATCGACACGATCATCAACCAGAAGGCCAACTGGGAGTCGGGCGACGTCAACAAGCAGGTGCGCTGCATCTACGTCGCGATCGGTCAGAAGGGCTCGACCATCGCCGGTGTGCGCGGCGCCCTCGAGGAGGCCGGCGCGATGGAGTACACCACCATCGTCGCGGCCCCTGCGTCCGACCCGGCCGGCTTCAAGTACCTCGCCCCCTACACCGGTTCGGCCATCGGCCAGCACTGGATGTACGGCGGCAAGCACGTCCTGATCATCTTCGATGACCTGTCTAAGCAGGCTGAGGCCTACCGCGCCGTGTCGCTTCTGCTGCGCCGCCCGCCGGGGCGCGAGGCGTACCCGGGTGACGTCTTCTACCTGCACTCGCGTCTGCTCGAGCGCTGCGCGAAGCTGTCCGACGAGCTCGGTGCCGGTTCGATGACGGGTCTGCCGATCATCGAGACCAAGGCGAACGACGTCTCGGCGTACATCCCGACCAACGTGATCTCGATCACGGACGGCCAGATCTTCCTGCAGTCCGACCTGTTCAACGCCAACCAGCGTCCCGCGGTCGACGTGGGCATCTCGGTCTCGCGAGTCGGCGGTGACGCCCAGGTGAAGTCGATCAAGAAGGTCTCCGGAACGCTGAAGCTGGAGCTCGCGCAGTACCGCTCCCTCGAGGCGTTCGCGATGTTCGCGTCCGATCTCGATGCGGCGTCGCGTCGTCAGCTCGCCCGTGGTGCGCGCCTGACCGAGCTGCTCAAGCAGCCGCAGTACTCGCCGTACCCCGTCGAGGAGCAGGTCGTCTCGATCTGGGCCGGAACGAACGGCAAGCTCGACTCGATCGAGGTCGAGGATGTGCTCCGCTTCGAGCGCGACCTCCTCGACTACCTGCGTCGCAACACGTCGATCCTCGACACCCTGCGTGACACCAACGTCCTCGACGACGCCACGGTGGCAGAGCTCGACAAGCAGACGGACGCCTTCATCCTGGAGTTCCAGGGCGGCAAGGGCCAGTCGATCAGCAACCCGGGCAATGAGCAGGTGTCGGCAGAGGACGCCGGTGACGTCAGCCAGGAGAAGATCGTCAAGGGTCGTCGCGCGTAA
- a CDS encoding F0F1 ATP synthase subunit delta, with the protein MGSATTQALAASTDALAAASGLNLDSAAELFAAARTIGESAQLSGALADPAAPAEARSALVSAVFAGVSAPVRTLLTAVAAQRWSSESDLVDGVEELAIRAAAAASAGDDVATELFGFSRVVAANPELELALGGRLGGDAAKRALVERVLGGAVSPATMLIASSLVPRPRERRVRQVLSRAVRIVAAQAGRSVATVYTAAPLEAAQEARLRDALARRYGGEISINQVIDQTVVGGLRVQIADDVIDGSISARLADLRQKLAS; encoded by the coding sequence ATGGGCAGCGCGACCACTCAGGCACTCGCGGCATCGACGGACGCGCTTGCCGCAGCGTCGGGCCTGAACCTCGACAGTGCGGCCGAGCTCTTCGCTGCGGCCCGCACGATCGGGGAGTCGGCTCAGCTGAGCGGCGCGCTCGCCGATCCCGCAGCTCCGGCTGAGGCGCGCAGCGCGCTCGTCTCGGCCGTCTTCGCCGGTGTCTCGGCTCCGGTGCGCACGCTGCTGACCGCGGTCGCAGCTCAGCGCTGGTCGTCGGAGTCCGACCTCGTCGACGGTGTCGAAGAGCTCGCGATTCGGGCAGCCGCCGCTGCGTCTGCCGGTGACGACGTCGCGACGGAGCTGTTCGGCTTCTCGCGCGTCGTCGCGGCGAACCCGGAGCTCGAGCTCGCGCTCGGCGGTCGGCTCGGTGGTGACGCCGCAAAGCGCGCACTCGTCGAGCGCGTGCTCGGCGGCGCCGTGTCACCGGCGACCATGCTGATCGCCTCGTCCCTGGTGCCGCGGCCGCGTGAGCGCCGCGTTCGCCAAGTGCTCAGCCGCGCGGTTCGCATCGTCGCAGCTCAGGCAGGCCGTTCGGTGGCGACGGTGTACACCGCCGCTCCTCTCGAGGCTGCACAGGAAGCGCGTCTGCGTGACGCGCTCGCACGCCGCTACGGCGGCGAGATCTCCATCAACCAGGTGATCGACCAGACCGTCGTCGGTGGCCTGCGCGTGCAGATCGCCGATGACGTCATCGACGGCAGCATCTCCGCCCGACTCGCCGATCTTCGCCAGAAGCTCGCGAGCTGA
- a CDS encoding F0F1 ATP synthase subunit B: MLNALVTNLAAETEAQNPLIPAWYDIIWSGLWFLIILIVVWKVALPRLTAMLDERSAAIEGNIAKADEAQKQAEAALEEYTRQLAEARTEAGEIREAAREDGKKIVTEAKEAAVAEAGRITAAAHSQIEAERQAAFVSLRSEVGTLAIDLAGNVVGETLSDDARATAVVDRFLADLEKAK, from the coding sequence ATGCTGAACGCTCTTGTCACGAACCTCGCGGCGGAGACCGAGGCGCAGAACCCGCTCATCCCCGCGTGGTACGACATCATCTGGTCGGGCCTGTGGTTCCTCATCATCCTCATCGTGGTGTGGAAGGTCGCCCTTCCTCGCCTGACCGCGATGCTCGACGAGCGCTCAGCCGCTATCGAAGGCAACATCGCCAAGGCGGATGAGGCGCAGAAGCAGGCCGAGGCCGCGCTGGAGGAGTACACCCGCCAGCTCGCCGAGGCACGCACCGAAGCCGGTGAGATCCGCGAAGCCGCCCGTGAGGACGGCAAGAAGATCGTGACCGAGGCCAAGGAGGCCGCGGTCGCCGAGGCGGGCCGCATCACTGCAGCCGCTCACTCGCAGATCGAGGCCGAGCGCCAGGCGGCGTTCGTCTCACTGCGCAGCGAGGTCGGCACGCTCGCGATCGACCTCGCCGGCAACGTCGTGGGGGAGACCCTCAGCGATGACGCCCGCGCGACGGCCGTCGTGGACCGCTTCCTCGCCGACCTCGAGAAGGCCAAGTAA